From Methylophaga thalassica:
GTGCTAATAACTGGGCTGACACAGAAGTTGTCCTACCCTGCTCTAACCAGGTGTACCAAGTCGTGCTTATATCGCTTAATTGTGCAACTTCTTCTCTTCTAAGTCCTGGCGTTCGTCTTCGTCCTTTCTTTATACCGAATTGCTCAGGTGATGTTCTTTCTCTTGCCGATTTCAAAAATGCACCCAAACTATTATCGCGATTATTGCTCATCGCTCCACCCGTTAATTTAAATCATTAGCTATCAGTTCTTATAATAGGATAAATACCTATCTAGTAACACTATAATGAGACGTATATGCTTTGCTTTCTACAAAATGGAGACAGAAAATGACTACACATTACCAAAGCGTAGGAAAGCAATTCGATCCTCAAGCGAATGAATATTTAACAAGCCCAGTGCATAGTCAAGGACCTGATTTATCTTTTGCAAAATTACTTATCGAACATCATCGCACAGACATAAAATCAGCCGTTGATATTGGCTGTGGTGCAGGCCATCTTAGTTACATGCTTGCGCCATTAGTAGATAATGTCACTGCAACAGACTCATCATCTGCAATGCTAAAAATCGTCAAGGAACAGGCTCACTCAAAACAATTTATTAATCTTGAAGCAAAACAATGTCGAGCCGAAGAACTAGCTCACCATTTCTCTGATATTGATCTGGTGTGTAGCCGTTACAGTGCCCATCACTGGTCAGATTTTAATTCTGCGATTGAGCACATAGGAAATATAGTCAGAAAAGGTGGCTATTTGCTTATTATCGATATTGAGGGCGACATAAATAAAATTGTCGACACGCACTTACAAACTATCGAGTATCTACGTGATCCATCACATGTACGAAACCGCGATCATACTGAATGGCGGGAAGTAATTGAAAATGCCGGCTTCACCATTGAAAAATATAAAAGCTGGTCAACCAGGCTACAATTTGACTCATGGGTAAGCAGAATGAACACACCAGCAGATAAAGTGGGCATACTCAAGCAATTACAGTTAGATGCTAACCAGGAAGTAAAGCGAGCATTATCGATAGAGAAAGATGCTAGCTTTACCTTACAAACTGGACTTTACTGGGCAAAAAACAATAAACCATCAACTAACGGTTATAAGTAAGATGATCAATAAACCAATAATCCAGCACTATGATCCTGATAAAGAGTATTTCTTTATTGAGGGATGTTATATAAATGAGTTATCTAATCATGCATCAGATCCGGATGTGTCAATTGCTCGAGCCAGAGTCAGGCCTGGAGTCACAACACAATGGCATCATTTAAACCAAACAACTGAGCGTTATGTAATTCTCGCAGGTCAGGGTATCGTTGAAATAGGCGAAGAGCTATCACAAGTTGTATCAACTGGTGATGTAGTTATTATTCCCCCTTTAACACGGCAGCGTATCAGTAATAACGGTGAAAACGATCTGATATTTTTAGCTATCTGCTCACCACGGTTTACTGAATCAAACTATACTGAGCTGAGCTAGGAAGAGATTATCCATTTTTTCGTCGAGAATATGCCAACACATCTCTAATGAATCGTTTATCACTTTTTGTAAGACGTTTACTCTGACGATAATAGAGCAAAAAACTTAAACGCTGTGTTCTGGATAAGTAAAGCGATGCATGTTTATCCAAACTAGCAATATCCTTAACTTTACGTTTTGAAAGAAAAGTGCCGAACCAAAAACAACCAGATGGGCAATCAATAAGAAACAGCTTTGGCTGGTCACTATTCTGCTGTATTAGCAAATTTCGTAAGAATAAATCGTTATGACAAAACCGATGCTCATGGAGAATACGTGCCATCTCAGCAACCTGCTTTATCACTTGACTCAGCCAAGCCTTATTTTTAAATAACTCAGGTGAATTACGGGAAATATCTTCAAGATTAGAACTGTTGTTCACAGCTAAAGTAACTAATGCACCCTTCAGCGTACGTGAAAAGCGATAGCGCTCACCATAGGCAATCACAGCTGCAGCATTGAGTCCCCATCTTAAGAAACGCTTTTGATTACGAATTTCCATCCGCAAACGTGAATAGCCTAAGTGACTTCTAAGACCCTTGGTTCTAAAATAGCGTTTAATATAAAAGCCTGTACCCTCTATATTAAATCGCATTACTTCACTTTGTGTTCCCTTAGAAATGATTGTCGCTTGATAGTCGAATATACTTTCTAATGTTGGGAAATAATCTAAGAACTTTGTCGCGATTTCAGTATTACTCGCAGACCAGACTTCTTTAATCAATGCTCGCCAATCCTCTAATCTTTAAATCAACACGTTATTCTGCTGATTTATAGTGGTTATAGGTAAAGGCATTAATGAGCTTTACGTACAGACAGAATTTGTTGTTATTTTACATCAGATAGAGACCTTTTTTTATTTATTTGTGATAAATACAACAGATTACGATGATTTAAAGTGATTTTCCTTATTTAATGGC
This genomic window contains:
- a CDS encoding class I SAM-dependent methyltransferase; this translates as MTTHYQSVGKQFDPQANEYLTSPVHSQGPDLSFAKLLIEHHRTDIKSAVDIGCGAGHLSYMLAPLVDNVTATDSSSAMLKIVKEQAHSKQFINLEAKQCRAEELAHHFSDIDLVCSRYSAHHWSDFNSAIEHIGNIVRKGGYLLIIDIEGDINKIVDTHLQTIEYLRDPSHVRNRDHTEWREVIENAGFTIEKYKSWSTRLQFDSWVSRMNTPADKVGILKQLQLDANQEVKRALSIEKDASFTLQTGLYWAKNNKPSTNGYK
- a CDS encoding cupin domain-containing protein, with protein sequence MINKPIIQHYDPDKEYFFIEGCYINELSNHASDPDVSIARARVRPGVTTQWHHLNQTTERYVILAGQGIVEIGEELSQVVSTGDVVIIPPLTRQRISNNGENDLIFLAICSPRFTESNYTELS
- a CDS encoding lipopolysaccharide kinase InaA family protein; protein product: MIKEVWSASNTEIATKFLDYFPTLESIFDYQATIISKGTQSEVMRFNIEGTGFYIKRYFRTKGLRSHLGYSRLRMEIRNQKRFLRWGLNAAAVIAYGERYRFSRTLKGALVTLAVNNSSNLEDISRNSPELFKNKAWLSQVIKQVAEMARILHEHRFCHNDLFLRNLLIQQNSDQPKLFLIDCPSGCFWFGTFLSKRKVKDIASLDKHASLYLSRTQRLSFLLYYRQSKRLTKSDKRFIRDVLAYSRRKNG